The Thunnus albacares chromosome 21, fThuAlb1.1, whole genome shotgun sequence genome window below encodes:
- the LOC122972716 gene encoding adhesive plaque matrix protein-like isoform X20: protein MGFFIRWLLVSLLVVGGHQANAYSGKHGDKEVPVLGYKPISSSFDTRGESSWSTGPLGSRDSNSNANQQQMAQSGYQPQQPQVPQQPSYPPKQPQQPQVPQVPQQPSYLPKQPQQPQLPQVPQQPSYPPKQPQQPQLPQQPSYPPKQPQQPQLPQVPQVPQQPSYPPKQPQQPQLPQVPQVPQVPQQPSYPPKQPQQPQLPQVPQVPQQPSYPPKQPQQPQLPQLPQVPQQPSYPPKQPQQPQLPQVPQQPSYPPKQPQQPQLPQVPQQPSYPPKQPQQPQLPQVPQQPSYPPKQPQQPQLPQVPQVPQQPSYPPKQPQQPQLPQVPQLPGYLPKQPQVPQQPSYLPKQPQVPGYLPKWPQVPQQPQQPSYLPKRPQQPQVPQQPSYLPKRPQQPQVPQQPSYLPKRPQQPQVPQQPSYLPKQPQQPQVPQQPRYPSQLLSQLPQQPSYPPQQPQQPQVPQQPSYQPQVPQVPQVPQVRQVRQVPQRPQVPQQPRYQPQQPQRPQVPQQPSKLPQQPRYQPQVPQQPSKLPQQPRYQPQVPQQPSKLPQQPRYQPQQPQRPQVPQQHRYQPQVPQQPSKLPQQPRYQPQQPQRPQVPQQPRYQPQVPQQPSKLPQQPRYQSQVPQQPSKLPQQPRYQPQQPQRPQVPQQPSKLPQQPRYPLQKPQRPQVPQQPRYPLQKPQRPQVPQQPRYPSQQRRYPSQKPQQPQVPQQPRHQSQKPQVPSYPPKQPQFPQQPSYSPQHSWQPSYNDYPTFAKGVIAQMDSNSYSTTGVYSNNIGNGYGLGTNPEEQWAGNYNTADASKTAFN, encoded by the exons ATGGGGTTTTTCATAAG ATGGTTGCTGGTGTCCTTGCTAGTTGTAGGAGGGCATCAAGCTAATG CCTACTCTGGGAAGCATGGTGACAAGGAAGTGCCAGTTCTAGGCTATAAACCAATTTCAAGTAGCTTTGACACTAGAGGGGAATCTTCATGGAGCACTGGGCCACTTGGTAGTCGGGATTCAAACTCAAATGCAAATCAG CAACAGATGGCTCAGTCTGGTTATCAGCCCCAGCAGCCACAG GTGCCCCAACAGCCTAGCTACCCGCCCAAGCAGCCCCAGCAACCTCAGGTGCCACAGGTGCCCCAACAGCCTAGCTACCTGCCCAAGCAGCCCCAGCAACCTCAGCTGCCACAG GTGCCCCAACAGCCTAGCTACCCGCCCAAGCAGCCCCAGCAACCTCAGCTGCCCCAACAGCCAAGCTACCCGCCCAAGCAGCCCCAGCAACCTCAGCTGCCACAGGTGCCCCAGGTGCCCCAACAGCCTAGCTACCCGCCCAAGCAGCCCCAGCAACCTCAGCTGCCACAGGTGCCACAGGTGCCCCAG GTGCCCCAACAGCCAAGCTACCCGCCCAAGCAGCCCCAGCAACCTCAGCTGCCACAGGTGCCCCAGGTGCCCCAACAGCCTAGCTACCCGCCCAAGCAGCCCCAGCAACCTCAGCTGCCACAG CTGCCACAGGTGCCCCAACAGCCTAGCTACCCGCCCAAGCAGCCCCAGCAACCTCAGCTGCCACAGGTGCCCCAACAGCCTAGCTACCCGCCCAAGCAGCCCCAGCAACCTCAGCTGCCACAGGTGCCCCAACAGCCTAGCTACCCGCCCAAGCAGCCCCAGCAACCTCAGCTGCCACAGGTGCCCCAACAGCCTAGCTACCCGCCCAAGCAGCCCCAGCAACCCCAGCTGCCACAGGTGCCCCAGGTGCCCCAACAGCCTAGCTACCCGCCCAAGCAGCCCCAGCAACCCCAGCTGCCACAGGTGCCCCAG CTGCCTGGCTACCTACCCAAGCAACCTCAGGTGCCTCAGCAGCCTAGCTACCTGCCCAAGCAGCCCCAGGTTCCTGGCTACCTACCCAAGTGGCCCCAGGTGCCCCAACAACCTCAGCAGCCTAGCTACCTGCCCAAGCGGCCCCAGCAACCTCAGGTGCCTCAGCAGCCTAGCTACCTGCCCAAGCGGCCCCAGCAACCTCAGGTGCCTCAGCAGCCTAGCTACCTGCCCAAGCGGCCCCAGCAACCTCAGGTGCCTCAACAGCCTAGCTACCTGCCCAAGCAGCCCCAG CAGCCACAGGTGCCTCAGCAACCTAGGTACCCTTCCCAGCTGCTAAGCCAACTACCTCAGCAGCCTAGCTACCCACCCCAACAACCTCAGCAGCCGCAGGTGCCCCAGCAGCCTAGTTACCAGCCCCAGGTGCCGCAG GTGCCCCAGGTGCCGCAAGTGCGGCAGGTGCGGCAGGTGCCCCAGCGGCCACAGGTGCCCCAGCAGCCTAGGTACCAGCCACAGCAACCCCAGCGGCCGCAGGTGCCCCAGCAGCCAAGCAAACTGCCCCAGCAGCCTAGGTACCAGCCGCAGGTGCCCCAGCAGCCAAGCAAACTGCCCCAGCAGCCTAGGTACCAGCCGCAGGTGCCCCAGCAGCCAAGCAAACTGCCCCAGCAGCCTAGGTACCAGCCACAGCAACCCCAGCGGCCGCAGGTGCCCCAGCAGCATAGGTACCAGCCACAGGTACCCCAGCAGCCAAGCAAACTGCCCCAGCAGCCTAGGTACCAGCCACAGCAACCCCAGCGGCCGCAGGTGCCCCAGCAGCCTAGGTACCAGCCGCAGGTGCCCCAGCAGCCAAGCAAACTGCCCCAGCAGCCTAGGTACCAGTCGCAGGTGCCCCAGCAGCCAAGCAAACTGCCCCAGCAGCCTAGGTACCAGCCACAGCAACCCCAGCGGCCGCAGGTGCCCCAGCAGCCAAGCAAACTGCCCCAGCAGCCTAGGTACCCGCTCCAAAAACCCCAGCGGCCGCAGGTGCCCCAGCAGCCTAGGTACCCGCTCCAAAAACCCCAGCGGCCGCAAGTGCCCCAGCAGCCTAGGTACCCTTCCCAGCAGCGTAGGTACCCTTCCCAAAAACCCCAGCAGCCACAGGTGCCCCAGCAGCCTAGGCACCAATCCCAAAAACCCCAGGTGCCTAGCTACCCTCCCAAGCAGCCCCAGTTTCCCCAGCAACCAAGCTACTCACCCCAGCATTCTTGGCAGCCAAGCTACAATGATTATCCAACTTTTGCCAAAGGAGTCATTGCCCAGATGGATTCAAATAG CTACAGCACCACTGGTGTTTATAGTAATAACATTGGCAATGGGTATGGACTTGGAACAAATCCAGAGGAGCAATGGGCAGG gaACTACAACACTGCAGATGCATCAAAGACTGCTTTCAACTGA
- the LOC122972716 gene encoding adhesive plaque matrix protein-like isoform X21, with amino-acid sequence MGFFIRWLLVSLLVVGGHQANAYSGKHGDKEVPVLGYKPISSSFDTRGESSWSTGPLGSRDSNSNANQQQMAQSGYQPQQPQVPQQPSYPPKQPQQPQVPQVPQQPSYPPKQPQLPQVPQQPSYPPKQPQQPQLPQQPSYPPKQPQQPQLPQVPQVPQQPSYPPKQPQQPQLPQVPQVPQVPQQPSYPPKQPQQPQLPQVPQVPQQPSYPPKQPQQPQLPQLPQVPQQPSYPPKQPQQPQLPQVPQQPSYPPKQPQQPQLPQVPQQPSYPPKQPQQPQLPQVPQQPSYPPKQPQQPQLPQVPQVPQQPSYPPKQPQQPQLPQVPQLPGYLPKQPQVPQQPSYLPKQPQVPGYLPKWPQVPQQPQQPSYLPKRPQQPQVPQQPSYLPKRPQQPQVPQQPSYLPKRPQQPQVPQQPSYLPKQPQQPQVPQQPRYPSQLLSQLPQQPSYPPQQPQQPQVPQQPSYQPQVPQVPQVPQVRQVRQVPQRPQVPQQPRYQPQQPQRPQVPQQPSKLPQQPRYQPQVPQQPSKLPQQPRYQPQVPQQPSKLPQQPRYQPQQPQRPQVPQQHRYQPQVPQQPSKLPQQPRYQPQQPQRPQVPQQPRYQPQVPQQPSKLPQQPRYQSQVPQQPSKLPQQPRYQPQQPQRPQVPQQPSKLPQQPRYPLQKPQRPQVPQQPRYPLQKPQRPQVPQQPRYPSQQRRYPSQKPQQPQVPQQPRHQSQKPQVPSYPPKQPQFPQQPSYSPQHSWQPSYNDYPTFAKGVIAQMDSNSYSTTGVYSNNIGNGYGLGTNPEEQWAGNYNTADASKTAFN; translated from the exons ATGGGGTTTTTCATAAG ATGGTTGCTGGTGTCCTTGCTAGTTGTAGGAGGGCATCAAGCTAATG CCTACTCTGGGAAGCATGGTGACAAGGAAGTGCCAGTTCTAGGCTATAAACCAATTTCAAGTAGCTTTGACACTAGAGGGGAATCTTCATGGAGCACTGGGCCACTTGGTAGTCGGGATTCAAACTCAAATGCAAATCAG CAACAGATGGCTCAGTCTGGTTATCAGCCCCAGCAGCCACAG GTGCCCCAACAGCCTAGCTACCCGCCCAAGCAGCCCCAGCAACCTCAGGTGCCACAG GTGCCCCAACAGCCTAGCTACCCGCCCAAGCAGCCTCAGCTGCCACAGGTGCCCCAACAGCCTAGCTACCCGCCCAAGCAGCCCCAGCAACCTCAGCTGCCCCAACAGCCAAGCTACCCGCCCAAGCAGCCCCAGCAACCTCAGCTGCCACAGGTGCCCCAGGTGCCCCAACAGCCTAGCTACCCGCCCAAGCAGCCCCAGCAACCTCAGCTGCCACAGGTGCCACAGGTGCCCCAG GTGCCCCAACAGCCAAGCTACCCGCCCAAGCAGCCCCAGCAACCTCAGCTGCCACAGGTGCCCCAGGTGCCCCAACAGCCTAGCTACCCGCCCAAGCAGCCCCAGCAACCTCAGCTGCCACAG CTGCCACAGGTGCCCCAACAGCCTAGCTACCCGCCCAAGCAGCCCCAGCAACCTCAGCTGCCACAGGTGCCCCAACAGCCTAGCTACCCGCCCAAGCAGCCCCAGCAACCTCAGCTGCCACAGGTGCCCCAACAGCCTAGCTACCCGCCCAAGCAGCCCCAGCAACCTCAGCTGCCACAGGTGCCCCAACAGCCTAGCTACCCGCCCAAGCAGCCCCAGCAACCCCAGCTGCCACAGGTGCCCCAGGTGCCCCAACAGCCTAGCTACCCGCCCAAGCAGCCCCAGCAACCCCAGCTGCCACAGGTGCCCCAG CTGCCTGGCTACCTACCCAAGCAACCTCAGGTGCCTCAGCAGCCTAGCTACCTGCCCAAGCAGCCCCAGGTTCCTGGCTACCTACCCAAGTGGCCCCAGGTGCCCCAACAACCTCAGCAGCCTAGCTACCTGCCCAAGCGGCCCCAGCAACCTCAGGTGCCTCAGCAGCCTAGCTACCTGCCCAAGCGGCCCCAGCAACCTCAGGTGCCTCAGCAGCCTAGCTACCTGCCCAAGCGGCCCCAGCAACCTCAGGTGCCTCAACAGCCTAGCTACCTGCCCAAGCAGCCCCAG CAGCCACAGGTGCCTCAGCAACCTAGGTACCCTTCCCAGCTGCTAAGCCAACTACCTCAGCAGCCTAGCTACCCACCCCAACAACCTCAGCAGCCGCAGGTGCCCCAGCAGCCTAGTTACCAGCCCCAGGTGCCGCAG GTGCCCCAGGTGCCGCAAGTGCGGCAGGTGCGGCAGGTGCCCCAGCGGCCACAGGTGCCCCAGCAGCCTAGGTACCAGCCACAGCAACCCCAGCGGCCGCAGGTGCCCCAGCAGCCAAGCAAACTGCCCCAGCAGCCTAGGTACCAGCCGCAGGTGCCCCAGCAGCCAAGCAAACTGCCCCAGCAGCCTAGGTACCAGCCGCAGGTGCCCCAGCAGCCAAGCAAACTGCCCCAGCAGCCTAGGTACCAGCCACAGCAACCCCAGCGGCCGCAGGTGCCCCAGCAGCATAGGTACCAGCCACAGGTACCCCAGCAGCCAAGCAAACTGCCCCAGCAGCCTAGGTACCAGCCACAGCAACCCCAGCGGCCGCAGGTGCCCCAGCAGCCTAGGTACCAGCCGCAGGTGCCCCAGCAGCCAAGCAAACTGCCCCAGCAGCCTAGGTACCAGTCGCAGGTGCCCCAGCAGCCAAGCAAACTGCCCCAGCAGCCTAGGTACCAGCCACAGCAACCCCAGCGGCCGCAGGTGCCCCAGCAGCCAAGCAAACTGCCCCAGCAGCCTAGGTACCCGCTCCAAAAACCCCAGCGGCCGCAGGTGCCCCAGCAGCCTAGGTACCCGCTCCAAAAACCCCAGCGGCCGCAAGTGCCCCAGCAGCCTAGGTACCCTTCCCAGCAGCGTAGGTACCCTTCCCAAAAACCCCAGCAGCCACAGGTGCCCCAGCAGCCTAGGCACCAATCCCAAAAACCCCAGGTGCCTAGCTACCCTCCCAAGCAGCCCCAGTTTCCCCAGCAACCAAGCTACTCACCCCAGCATTCTTGGCAGCCAAGCTACAATGATTATCCAACTTTTGCCAAAGGAGTCATTGCCCAGATGGATTCAAATAG CTACAGCACCACTGGTGTTTATAGTAATAACATTGGCAATGGGTATGGACTTGGAACAAATCCAGAGGAGCAATGGGCAGG gaACTACAACACTGCAGATGCATCAAAGACTGCTTTCAACTGA
- the LOC122972716 gene encoding adhesive plaque matrix protein-like isoform X18 yields MGFFIRWLLVSLLVVGGHQANAYSGKHGDKEVPVLGYKPISSSFDTRGESSWSTGPLGSRDSNSNANQQQMAQSGYQPQQPQVPQQPSYPPKQPQQPQVPQQPSYPPKQPQQPQLPQVPQVPQQPSYPPKQPQQPQLPQQPSYPPKQPQQPQLPQVPQVPQQPSYPPKQPQQPQLPQVPQVPQVPQQPSYPPKQPQQPQLPQVPQVPQQPSYPPKQPQQPQLPQLPQVPQQPSYPPKQPQQPQLPQVPQQPSYPPKQPQQPQLPQVPQQPSYPPKQPQQPQLPQVPQQPSYPPKQPQQPQLPQVPQVPQQPSYPPKQPQQPQLPQVPQLPGYLPKQPQVPQQPSYLPKQPQVPGYLPKWPQVPQQPQQPSYLPKRPQQPQVPQQPSYLPKRPQQPQVPQQPSYLPKRPQQPQVPQQPSYLPKQPQQPQVPQQPRYPSQLLSQLPQQPSYPPQQPQQPQVPQQPSYQPQVPQVPQVPQVRQVRQVPQRPQVPQQPRYQPQQPQRPQVPQQPSKLPQQPRYQPQVPQQPSKLPQQPRYQPQVPQQPSKLPQQPRYQPQQPQRPQVPQQHRYQPQVPQQPSKLPQQPRYQPQQPQRPQVPQQPRYQPQVPQQPSKLPQQPRYQSQVPQQPSKLPQQPRYQPQQPQRPQVPQQPSKLPQQPRYPLQKPQRPQVPQQPRYPLQKPQRPQVPQQPRYPSQQRRYPSQKPQQPQVPQQPRHQSQKPQVPSYPPKQPQFPQQPSYSPQHSWQPSYNDYPTFAKGVIAQMDSNSYSTTGVYSNNIGNGYGLGTNPEEQWAGNYNTADASKTAFN; encoded by the exons ATGGGGTTTTTCATAAG ATGGTTGCTGGTGTCCTTGCTAGTTGTAGGAGGGCATCAAGCTAATG CCTACTCTGGGAAGCATGGTGACAAGGAAGTGCCAGTTCTAGGCTATAAACCAATTTCAAGTAGCTTTGACACTAGAGGGGAATCTTCATGGAGCACTGGGCCACTTGGTAGTCGGGATTCAAACTCAAATGCAAATCAG CAACAGATGGCTCAGTCTGGTTATCAGCCCCAGCAGCCACAG GTGCCCCAACAGCCTAGCTACCCGCCCAAGCAGCCCCAGCAACCTCAG GTGCCCCAACAGCCTAGCTACCCGCccaagcagccccagcagcctCAGCTGCCACAGGTGCCCCAG GTGCCCCAACAGCCTAGCTACCCGCCCAAGCAGCCCCAGCAACCTCAGCTGCCCCAACAGCCAAGCTACCCGCCCAAGCAGCCCCAGCAACCTCAGCTGCCACAGGTGCCCCAGGTGCCCCAACAGCCTAGCTACCCGCCCAAGCAGCCCCAGCAACCTCAGCTGCCACAGGTGCCACAGGTGCCCCAG GTGCCCCAACAGCCAAGCTACCCGCCCAAGCAGCCCCAGCAACCTCAGCTGCCACAGGTGCCCCAGGTGCCCCAACAGCCTAGCTACCCGCCCAAGCAGCCCCAGCAACCTCAGCTGCCACAG CTGCCACAGGTGCCCCAACAGCCTAGCTACCCGCCCAAGCAGCCCCAGCAACCTCAGCTGCCACAGGTGCCCCAACAGCCTAGCTACCCGCCCAAGCAGCCCCAGCAACCTCAGCTGCCACAGGTGCCCCAACAGCCTAGCTACCCGCCCAAGCAGCCCCAGCAACCTCAGCTGCCACAGGTGCCCCAACAGCCTAGCTACCCGCCCAAGCAGCCCCAGCAACCCCAGCTGCCACAGGTGCCCCAGGTGCCCCAACAGCCTAGCTACCCGCCCAAGCAGCCCCAGCAACCCCAGCTGCCACAGGTGCCCCAG CTGCCTGGCTACCTACCCAAGCAACCTCAGGTGCCTCAGCAGCCTAGCTACCTGCCCAAGCAGCCCCAGGTTCCTGGCTACCTACCCAAGTGGCCCCAGGTGCCCCAACAACCTCAGCAGCCTAGCTACCTGCCCAAGCGGCCCCAGCAACCTCAGGTGCCTCAGCAGCCTAGCTACCTGCCCAAGCGGCCCCAGCAACCTCAGGTGCCTCAGCAGCCTAGCTACCTGCCCAAGCGGCCCCAGCAACCTCAGGTGCCTCAACAGCCTAGCTACCTGCCCAAGCAGCCCCAG CAGCCACAGGTGCCTCAGCAACCTAGGTACCCTTCCCAGCTGCTAAGCCAACTACCTCAGCAGCCTAGCTACCCACCCCAACAACCTCAGCAGCCGCAGGTGCCCCAGCAGCCTAGTTACCAGCCCCAGGTGCCGCAG GTGCCCCAGGTGCCGCAAGTGCGGCAGGTGCGGCAGGTGCCCCAGCGGCCACAGGTGCCCCAGCAGCCTAGGTACCAGCCACAGCAACCCCAGCGGCCGCAGGTGCCCCAGCAGCCAAGCAAACTGCCCCAGCAGCCTAGGTACCAGCCGCAGGTGCCCCAGCAGCCAAGCAAACTGCCCCAGCAGCCTAGGTACCAGCCGCAGGTGCCCCAGCAGCCAAGCAAACTGCCCCAGCAGCCTAGGTACCAGCCACAGCAACCCCAGCGGCCGCAGGTGCCCCAGCAGCATAGGTACCAGCCACAGGTACCCCAGCAGCCAAGCAAACTGCCCCAGCAGCCTAGGTACCAGCCACAGCAACCCCAGCGGCCGCAGGTGCCCCAGCAGCCTAGGTACCAGCCGCAGGTGCCCCAGCAGCCAAGCAAACTGCCCCAGCAGCCTAGGTACCAGTCGCAGGTGCCCCAGCAGCCAAGCAAACTGCCCCAGCAGCCTAGGTACCAGCCACAGCAACCCCAGCGGCCGCAGGTGCCCCAGCAGCCAAGCAAACTGCCCCAGCAGCCTAGGTACCCGCTCCAAAAACCCCAGCGGCCGCAGGTGCCCCAGCAGCCTAGGTACCCGCTCCAAAAACCCCAGCGGCCGCAAGTGCCCCAGCAGCCTAGGTACCCTTCCCAGCAGCGTAGGTACCCTTCCCAAAAACCCCAGCAGCCACAGGTGCCCCAGCAGCCTAGGCACCAATCCCAAAAACCCCAGGTGCCTAGCTACCCTCCCAAGCAGCCCCAGTTTCCCCAGCAACCAAGCTACTCACCCCAGCATTCTTGGCAGCCAAGCTACAATGATTATCCAACTTTTGCCAAAGGAGTCATTGCCCAGATGGATTCAAATAG CTACAGCACCACTGGTGTTTATAGTAATAACATTGGCAATGGGTATGGACTTGGAACAAATCCAGAGGAGCAATGGGCAGG gaACTACAACACTGCAGATGCATCAAAGACTGCTTTCAACTGA
- the LOC122972716 gene encoding adhesive plaque matrix protein-like isoform X32 — protein MGFFIRWLLVSLLVVGGHQANAYSGKHGDKEVPVLGYKPISSSFDTRGESSWSTGPLGSRDSNSNANQQQMAQSGYQPQQPQVPQQPSYPPQQPQQPQLPQVPQQPSYPPKQPQQPQLPQQPSYPPKQPQQPQLPQVPQVPQQPSYPPKQPQQPQLPQVPQVPQVPQQPSYPPKQPQQPQLPQVPQVPQQPSYPPKQPQQPQLPQLPQVPQQPSYPPKQPQQPQLPQVPQQPSYPPKQPQQPQLPQVPQQPSYPPKQPQQPQLPQVPQQPSYPPKQPQQPQLPQVPQVPQQPSYPPKQPQQPQLPQVPQLPGYLPKQPQVPQQPSYLPKQPQVPGYLPKWPQVPQQPQQPSYLPKRPQQPQVPQQPSYLPKRPQQPQVPQQPSYLPKRPQQPQVPQQPSYLPKQPQQPQVPQQPRYPSQLLSQLPQQPSYPPQQPQQPQVPQQPSYQPQVPQVPQVPQVRQVRQVPQRPQVPQQPRYQPQQPQRPQVPQQPSKLPQQPRYQPQVPQQPSKLPQQPRYQPQVPQQPSKLPQQPRYQPQQPQRPQVPQQHRYQPQVPQQPSKLPQQPRYQPQQPQRPQVPQQPRYQPQVPQQPSKLPQQPRYQSQVPQQPSKLPQQPRYQPQQPQRPQVPQQPSKLPQQPRYPLQKPQRPQVPQQPRYPLQKPQRPQVPQQPRYPSQQRRYPSQKPQQPQVPQQPRHQSQKPQVPSYPPKQPQFPQQPSYSPQHSWQPSYNDYPTFAKGVIAQMDSNSYSTTGVYSNNIGNGYGLGTNPEEQWAGNYNTADASKTAFN, from the exons ATGGGGTTTTTCATAAG ATGGTTGCTGGTGTCCTTGCTAGTTGTAGGAGGGCATCAAGCTAATG CCTACTCTGGGAAGCATGGTGACAAGGAAGTGCCAGTTCTAGGCTATAAACCAATTTCAAGTAGCTTTGACACTAGAGGGGAATCTTCATGGAGCACTGGGCCACTTGGTAGTCGGGATTCAAACTCAAATGCAAATCAG CAACAGATGGCTCAGTCTGGTTATCAGCCCCAGCAGCCACAG GTGCCCCAGCAGCCTAGCTACCCGCCCCAGCAGCCCCAGCAACCTCAG CTGCCACAGGTGCCCCAACAGCCTAGCTACCCGCCCAAGCAGCCCCAGCAACCTCAGCTGCCCCAACAGCCAAGCTACCCGCCCAAGCAGCCCCAGCAACCTCAGCTGCCACAGGTGCCCCAGGTGCCCCAACAGCCTAGCTACCCGCCCAAGCAGCCCCAGCAACCTCAGCTGCCACAGGTGCCACAGGTGCCCCAG GTGCCCCAACAGCCAAGCTACCCGCCCAAGCAGCCCCAGCAACCTCAGCTGCCACAGGTGCCCCAGGTGCCCCAACAGCCTAGCTACCCGCCCAAGCAGCCCCAGCAACCTCAGCTGCCACAG CTGCCACAGGTGCCCCAACAGCCTAGCTACCCGCCCAAGCAGCCCCAGCAACCTCAGCTGCCACAGGTGCCCCAACAGCCTAGCTACCCGCCCAAGCAGCCCCAGCAACCTCAGCTGCCACAGGTGCCCCAACAGCCTAGCTACCCGCCCAAGCAGCCCCAGCAACCTCAGCTGCCACAGGTGCCCCAACAGCCTAGCTACCCGCCCAAGCAGCCCCAGCAACCCCAGCTGCCACAGGTGCCCCAGGTGCCCCAACAGCCTAGCTACCCGCCCAAGCAGCCCCAGCAACCCCAGCTGCCACAGGTGCCCCAG CTGCCTGGCTACCTACCCAAGCAACCTCAGGTGCCTCAGCAGCCTAGCTACCTGCCCAAGCAGCCCCAGGTTCCTGGCTACCTACCCAAGTGGCCCCAGGTGCCCCAACAACCTCAGCAGCCTAGCTACCTGCCCAAGCGGCCCCAGCAACCTCAGGTGCCTCAGCAGCCTAGCTACCTGCCCAAGCGGCCCCAGCAACCTCAGGTGCCTCAGCAGCCTAGCTACCTGCCCAAGCGGCCCCAGCAACCTCAGGTGCCTCAACAGCCTAGCTACCTGCCCAAGCAGCCCCAG CAGCCACAGGTGCCTCAGCAACCTAGGTACCCTTCCCAGCTGCTAAGCCAACTACCTCAGCAGCCTAGCTACCCACCCCAACAACCTCAGCAGCCGCAGGTGCCCCAGCAGCCTAGTTACCAGCCCCAGGTGCCGCAG GTGCCCCAGGTGCCGCAAGTGCGGCAGGTGCGGCAGGTGCCCCAGCGGCCACAGGTGCCCCAGCAGCCTAGGTACCAGCCACAGCAACCCCAGCGGCCGCAGGTGCCCCAGCAGCCAAGCAAACTGCCCCAGCAGCCTAGGTACCAGCCGCAGGTGCCCCAGCAGCCAAGCAAACTGCCCCAGCAGCCTAGGTACCAGCCGCAGGTGCCCCAGCAGCCAAGCAAACTGCCCCAGCAGCCTAGGTACCAGCCACAGCAACCCCAGCGGCCGCAGGTGCCCCAGCAGCATAGGTACCAGCCACAGGTACCCCAGCAGCCAAGCAAACTGCCCCAGCAGCCTAGGTACCAGCCACAGCAACCCCAGCGGCCGCAGGTGCCCCAGCAGCCTAGGTACCAGCCGCAGGTGCCCCAGCAGCCAAGCAAACTGCCCCAGCAGCCTAGGTACCAGTCGCAGGTGCCCCAGCAGCCAAGCAAACTGCCCCAGCAGCCTAGGTACCAGCCACAGCAACCCCAGCGGCCGCAGGTGCCCCAGCAGCCAAGCAAACTGCCCCAGCAGCCTAGGTACCCGCTCCAAAAACCCCAGCGGCCGCAGGTGCCCCAGCAGCCTAGGTACCCGCTCCAAAAACCCCAGCGGCCGCAAGTGCCCCAGCAGCCTAGGTACCCTTCCCAGCAGCGTAGGTACCCTTCCCAAAAACCCCAGCAGCCACAGGTGCCCCAGCAGCCTAGGCACCAATCCCAAAAACCCCAGGTGCCTAGCTACCCTCCCAAGCAGCCCCAGTTTCCCCAGCAACCAAGCTACTCACCCCAGCATTCTTGGCAGCCAAGCTACAATGATTATCCAACTTTTGCCAAAGGAGTCATTGCCCAGATGGATTCAAATAG CTACAGCACCACTGGTGTTTATAGTAATAACATTGGCAATGGGTATGGACTTGGAACAAATCCAGAGGAGCAATGGGCAGG gaACTACAACACTGCAGATGCATCAAAGACTGCTTTCAACTGA